One segment of Ziziphus jujuba cultivar Dongzao chromosome 12, ASM3175591v1 DNA contains the following:
- the LOC132800112 gene encoding lignin-forming anionic peroxidase-like, producing MVALLGSHTIGQAQCVTFRDRIYNNASDIDAGFASTRRRGCPANQGDGNSNLAPLDLVTPNQLDNNYFKNLIQKKGLLESDQVLFSGGSTDSIVSEYSSNPSKFLSDFASAMVKMGDIEPLTGSAGQIRRICSAVN from the coding sequence ATGGTTGCCTTGTTAGGATCACATACAATTGGACAAGCTCAATGTGTCACATTCCGTGACAGAATTTACAACAATGCCAGTGACATTGATGCTGGTTTTGCCAGCACTCGAAGACGCGGTTGCCCTGCTAACCAAGGCGATGGTAATTCCAATTTGGCTCCGCTTGATTTGGTGACACCGAATCAATTGGACAATAATTACTTCAAGAACTTGATTCAGAAGAAGGGTCTTCTTGAATCTGATCAAGTTCTCTTCAGCGGAGGATCAACGGACAGCATTGTTTCAGAGTACAGTAGCAACCCTTCAAAATTTCTGTCTGACTTTGCATCTGCCATGGTTAAAATGGGAGATATTGAGCCTCTCACTGGTTCTGCTGGACAGATAAGAAGGATTTGCAGCGCTGTTAACTAA
- the LOC132800173 gene encoding lignin-forming anionic peroxidase-like, whose translation MNYYLMLYDLDMEHVGGPLWTVKLGRRDSTTANPDKANSDLPSFRDGVDRLISRFADKGLNARDMVALLGSHTIGQAQCVTFRDRIYNNASDIDAGFASTRRRGCPANQGDGNSNLAPLDLVTPNQFDNNYFKNLIQKKGLLESDQVLFSGGSTDSIVSEYSSNPSKFLSDFASAMVKMGDIEPLTGSAGQIRRICSAVN comes from the exons ATGAACTACTACTTGATGCTCTATGACCTTGACATGgaacat GTGGGAGGTCCATTATGGACAGTGAAGCTTGGAAGAAGAGATTCAACTACAGCAAATCCGGACAAGGCTAACAGTGATCTTCCTAGCTTCAGAGATGGTGTTGATAGACTTATATCTAGATTTGCTGACAAAGGCCTCAATGCAAGAGACATGGTTGCCTTGTTAGGATCACATACAATTGGACAAGCTCAATGTGTCACATTCCGTGACAGAATTTACAACAATGCCAGTGACATTGATGCTGGTTTTGCCAGCACTCGAAGACGCGGTTGCCCTGCTAACCAAGGCGATGGTAATTCCAATTTGGCTCCGCTTGATTTGGTGACACCGAATCAATTTGACAATAATTACTTCAAGAACTTGATTCAGAAGAAGGGTCTTCTTGAATCTGATCAAGTTCTCTTCAGCGGAGGATCAACGGACAGCATTGTTTCAGAGTACAGTAGCAACCCTTCAAAATTTCTGTCTGACTTTGCATCTGCCATGGTTAAAATGGGAGATATTGAGCCTCTCACTGGTTCTGCTGGACAGATAAGAAGGATTTGCAGCGCTGTTAACTAA
- the LOC132800174 gene encoding lignin-forming anionic peroxidase-like, protein MNYYLMLYDLDMEHVGGPLWIVKLGRRDSTTANPDKANSDLPSFRDGVDRLISRFADKGLNARDMVALLGSHTIGQAQCVTFRDRIYNNASDIDAGFASTRRRGCPANQGDGNSNLAPLDLVTPNQFDNNYFKNLIQKKGLLESDQVLFSGGSTDSIVSEYSSNPSKFLSDFASAMVKMGDIEPLTGSAGQIRRICSAVN, encoded by the exons ATGAACTACTACTTGATGCTCTATGACCTTGACATGgaacat GTGGGAGGTCCATTATGGATAGTGAAGCTTGGAAGAAGAGATTCAACTACAGCAAATCCGGACAAGGCTAACAGTGATCTTCCTAGCTTCAGAGATGGTGTTGATAGACTTATATCTAGATTTGCTGACAAAGGCCTCAATGCAAGAGACATGGTTGCCTTGTTAGGATCACATACAATTGGACAAGCTCAATGTGTCACATTCCGTGACAGAATTTACAACAATGCCAGTGACATTGATGCTGGTTTTGCCAGCACTCGAAGACGCGGTTGCCCTGCTAACCAAGGCGATGGTAATTCCAATTTGGCTCCGCTTGATTTGGTGACACCGAATCAATTTGACAATAATTACTTCAAGAACTTGATTCAGAAGAAGGGTCTTCTTGAATCTGATCAAGTTCTCTTCAGCGGAGGATCAACGGACAGCATTGTTTCAGAGTACAGTAGCAACCCTTCAAAATTTCTGTCTGACTTTGCATCTGCCATGGTTAAAATGGGAGATATTGAGCCTCTCACTGGTTCTGCTGGACAGATAAGAAGGATTTGCAGCGCTGTTAACTAA
- the LOC107405830 gene encoding lignin-forming anionic peroxidase yields MASNAFAFVPALLFLLMMLFSSTSKAQLSSTFYDKTCPNALSTIRTSIRAGISRERRMAASLIRLHFHDCFIKGCDGSILLNDTANNEREVIFNKNSARGYELIDNTKTEVEKICPGVVSCADILAVAARDASVAVSGPSWTVKLGRRDSTTPYPDVALSDLPRFTESLPELIARFEHKGLSERDMVALSGSHSIGQAQCFTFRDRIYNGGDIDAGFASTRRRGYPVSSGDSKLAPLELVTPNQLDNNYFKNLLQKKGLLQSDQVLFSGGSTDTIVSEYSRNPSTFLADFASAMVKMGDIEPLTGSAGQIRRICHAVN; encoded by the exons aTGGCTTCCAATGCATTTGCATTTGTTCCTGCCCTTCTCTTTCTGTTGATGATGCTTTTCAGCTCAACAAGCAAAGCTCAACTATCTTCTACATTTTATGACAAAACTTGTCCTAATGCTCTCAGTACAATCCGAACTTCCATTAGAGCTGGAATTTCCCGTGAACGTCGAATGGCGGCCTCTCTCATTCGCCTTCATTTCCATGACTGTTTCATCAAG GGTTGTGATGGATCCATTTTACTCAACGATACTGCTAATAATGAAAGGGAGgtaattttcaataagaattcagCAAGAGGTTACGAACTCATAGACAATACGAAAACAGAGGTCGAAAAAATCTGCCCCGGTGTTGTATCTTGTGCTGATATTCTAGCAGTGGCAGCTCGTGACGCATCGGTTGCAGTGAGTGGTCCATCATGGACGGTGAAGCTTGGAAGAAGAGATTCAACAACACCATATCCAGATGTTGCATTATCTGATCTTCCTCGTTTCACCGAAAGCCTTCCGGAACTTATAGCTAGATTCGAACACAAAGGCCTAAGTGAAAGGGACATGGTTGCCTTGTCAGGTTCGCATTCAATTGGACAAGCTCAATGCTTCACATTCCGCGACAGAATTTATAATGGCGGCGACATTGATGCTGGCTTCGCTAGCACTCGAAGACGGGGTTATCCGGTTAGCTCAGGTGATTCAAAGTTGGCACCACTTGAGTTGGTGACACCAAATCAATTGGACAATAATTACTTCAAGAACTTGCTTCAGAAGAAAGGTCTTCTTCAATCTGATCAGGTTCTATTCAGTGGAGGATCAACGGACACCATTGTATCTGAGTATAGTAGGAATCCTTCAACTTTCTTGGCTGACTTTGCTTCTGCCATGGTTAAAATGGGAGATATTGAGCCTCTTACTGGTTCTGCTGGACAGATAAGGAGGATTTGTCATGCTGTCAACTAA